The proteins below are encoded in one region of Oikeobacillus pervagus:
- a CDS encoding LCP family protein: MSTNRQRLRKRKKRIKRRRIMFFIILPMMLLAFTAAGYGAFLYKKAETIFSASYQDDGRAKSDLRDGEVDPEIDNVSILLIGVDDSDTRQFGGKTRSDALMLATLNEKKKTIKLLSIPRDSYVYVPEMGEKTKITHAHAYGGPRATIETVENLLDIPVDYYVRMNFNAFMDVVDAIGGIKVDVPYELSEMDSKDRNEAIHLKPGVQKLDGEEALALARTRKLDNDIERGKRQQEIMKAVVKKAISVNSISKYDKIVEAIGSNMKTNMTFNEMKAFISYGTTGKLKIQTLNLQGKDGRDPNSNAYIYELDETELEVTERQLKRHLEISYANRDEDQDLASK, encoded by the coding sequence ATGTCAACAAATCGACAACGATTAAGGAAACGGAAAAAACGAATAAAACGAAGAAGAATTATGTTTTTCATTATTCTTCCAATGATGTTACTTGCTTTTACTGCAGCTGGCTATGGCGCATTTTTATATAAAAAGGCAGAAACTATTTTTTCAGCCTCTTATCAAGATGATGGTCGAGCGAAATCAGACCTTCGCGATGGAGAAGTTGATCCTGAAATCGACAATGTTTCCATCCTCCTAATTGGAGTTGATGACAGTGACACAAGACAATTCGGTGGCAAAACCCGCTCAGATGCTTTAATGTTAGCCACTTTAAATGAAAAGAAAAAAACGATTAAATTATTAAGTATCCCTCGTGATTCTTACGTATATGTACCAGAAATGGGCGAAAAAACGAAGATTACCCACGCCCATGCCTATGGCGGTCCAAGGGCCACAATTGAAACAGTGGAAAACCTTTTAGACATTCCGGTGGATTATTATGTGCGCATGAATTTCAACGCATTTATGGATGTTGTTGATGCCATTGGCGGCATTAAAGTGGACGTGCCATATGAACTTTCCGAAATGGACTCAAAAGATCGTAATGAAGCGATCCATCTAAAACCAGGCGTACAAAAATTGGACGGTGAGGAAGCATTAGCCCTTGCACGAACAAGAAAACTCGATAACGATATCGAACGCGGAAAAAGACAACAAGAAATTATGAAGGCCGTAGTCAAAAAGGCCATTTCAGTTAACTCCATTTCAAAATACGATAAAATTGTCGAAGCCATTGGTTCCAATATGAAAACAAATATGACCTTTAACGAAATGAAAGCCTTCATTAGCTACGGAACAACTGGAAAGCTTAAAATACAAACATTGAACCTACAGGGTAAAGACGGTCGCGACCCTAATAGTAACGCCTATATATACGAATTAGACGAAACAGAATTAGAAGTAACAGAAAGACAACTAAAACGTCATTTAGAAATCTCATACGCCAATCGTGATGAAGACCAAGACCTCGCTAGCAAATAA